The following nucleotide sequence is from Mucilaginibacter sp. cycad4.
TTGGCCTGTTTGTTTTCGGCATCGAGGTATCCGCGCCAGATATCCAGGCTTAAATATGGATTGGTAGTTAAAGCCCCGCGCCATTGCTCAATAAAAGTAAGGGCCGTATCATCCTTATGTTTTGCAAAGAAAGGGTAGGAAAAATGCAAGTCCGGATGCATCAGTTTCTGGTATTTCCGGCAGGAAGAACATACGCCGCATGAATCATCAGGCTGTTTATCTTCGCAGGATAGGTACTGGGCGTAGGCAACAGCAAGCGCGAGGCTGCCCGAACCCTCGGGGCCTAAAAATAATTGCGCATGGCTTACCCGGTTCTCAGTCACCGTGTTAAGCAATCGTTGCTTGGTTGCTGCCTGTCCTACTATTTCTTTAAACTGCATTTGGTGCAAAATAGTAATTAGATTTTAGATGTGAGATATGAGATGTGAGATTTGAGACAGGATAAATCGGGAAAGCGAATACTTTACAGTATGGTTATATGTTGAAAGTAAAGAAAAGGCCAACCAATCAAAAAATCTCGTATCTCATATCTCACATCTCATATCTTTACCAAATGAGAATAATGGCATTTGATTATGGCACCAAGCGTATCGGCATAGCAGTTACCGACCCTTTGCAGATCATCGCTACCGGGCTTGATAATATCCACCCCAATAATATCATCGAGTTTTTAAAAAAATACCTGCAAACTGAACAGGTGGAGCGCTTCATTGTAGGCGAACCAAAGCAGATGGACAATACCCCCTCGCAATCGGCTATTCACGTAAAAGGCTTTGTAAACCTGTTAAAGAAAACATTTCCGGAAGTGCCTATTGAAATGGTTGATGAGCGTTTTACCTCAAAAATGGCATCGGCAACTATCGCTCAAAGTGGCATGAACAAGAAACACCGGCAAAATAAGGAGTTGGTGGATACGATATCGGCAGTGATATTGTTGCAGAGCTGGATGGAAAGAAAGATTTGAACCATGATGCGCTTGATTAGAGGATTGCCTTGATAGAGGGTTGAACCTTGATTTTCCTGATTAGAGGATTGCGTGATATCTGCTTCAAATTAAGAGATTGTTGTTGTGGACACGTTTAAATTGTAAGCTTTTTGATCCGAAGTTTATTAGCAGGCCTATTTCCATTTTATAGGCTTCAAGATAATTCATGGCTTGTGCTAAGTGTACATCGTCAAGTAATATGATGGCTTTTATTTCTACCATGATCGATCCTTCAACAAAAAAATCTACTCGACGTTTTCCTATGTCAACCCCATCATAATAGATGATCATCTCGAGTTCCTGGGCAAATTTCAAATCAGCTTTTGCTAATTCCAAAGCTAATGCGCGCTGATAAATTAGTTCCTGGAAGCCATTACCCAGGTATTATGCACACGCATAGCGCAACCAATTATCTTCTCGGTTAGTTCTTTATGTTTCATGCTAAGGTTTAAATGAAGTTAAAAGTATAACATCATTTTTAAATTCCAAGCCCAACATCAGGAAATTCTCTGATCAAGCGCGCCATGGTTCAACCCTCTATCAAGGCCATCCTAAAATCCTAAAAATCAAGGTTCAAATTTTTGTTTATCTTTGCCGCCATGGATATTCTCCCTAATGCCTTACTGGCTTACTTAGATGACCATTGCGACCCGGAGCCGGAAGTGCTGCAAAAGCTCAACCGCGAAACGCATATCAAGGTGTTAAAACCTAACATGCTATCGGGACATTACCAGGGCCGTTTGCTTAGTTTTTTGAGCAAAATGGTGCAGCCTAAGCGCATCCTGGAGATAGGTACCTACACAGGCTACTCGGCTATTTGCCTGGCCGAAGGTTTGGCCGAAGGCGGCATCCTCCACACCATTGAAGTTAACCGCGAAATGGAGGAGATCATCACTTCACACCTTAAACTAACAAATGTTGAAAATAAAATAAAGCTGCATTTTGGGCCGGCAGAGGACATTATTGCTGATTTACAGGAAGATGTTTTTGATTTGGTGTTTATAGATGCCGATAAAAAGAATAATTATACTTACTTTGAATTAGTTTTTGACAAAGTCAGATCCGGAGGATTAATAATAATTGATAACGTTTTGTGGAAAGGAAAGGTGTACGGCGCCGAAAAAGATGCCGATACTGAAGGAATCCGCAAACTAAATGACCAGATAGCTGTTGATAGCAGGATAGAAAAATTGATCCTGCCGGTACGCGACGGGCTGCTGGTTATCAGAAAAAAATAAATTATGAAGAAAATCTTACTGATTACAACACTGTTGATTTCAACATTAGCTGCTTCAGCACAGAAAAATACCTCACAATCTTACATTGAAAAATTCAAAGATGATGCCATTAAGATCATGCACGAAACCGGGATTCCGGCAAGCATCGTTTTAGGTGTAGCCATGCACGAATCGGGCTGCGGCAACAGCACCATAGCACAAAACCTTAATAACCAGTTTGGAGTAAAAGGCGGAGGCAGTGTAGTTTTTATTAAACACAACAAAAAAGTTCGAAGCTCATACAAACGTTACGATTCGGTTTTTGATTCATTCCAGGATTTTGCCCGCATCATGACCGAACGCAAACAGTTTAGCCACCTGGCCGATGCGCTTACCCACTATGATTACAAAGGCTGGGCAAAGGGCATTCAGCATGCCGGTTATGCCAGCAGCCGTAAATGGGCTTCACAGGTTTTGGGCATTATTAACAAGTATAACCTGAATGATCTGGATGAAAACCCTGCAACCCAAACGCAGTTAGCAGATGCTCAGCAACAATAATTAAATTTATAAATCTTAATTTGGCCCCTATTTATATGCCTCATAATAAGATTTAAGCCTGATGCGAAAAATTATATACTTGTTCATTGCTGTAGTATGCTTCAGTTCATGCTCTGCCCGTAAAAAAACCACTACAGTATCAAACCGCGATGCCAAACGCAATAACAGCAATATCCAAAAGGCAAATAAGGATGCTATTGCCAATTACCGCTCATACAATTCATTAGAGTATATTGACCGTTTTAAGGCCATAGCTATCCAGGAAATGAACCAGTATGGCATCCCGGCCAGTATCACCCTGGCGCAGGGCTTATTTGAATCGGGTGCGGGCAATAGTGACCTGGCCAAATACGCCAACAACCACTTCGGCATAAAATGTACCAGCGACTGGACCGGCAAAAGTTATTATAAGGATGATGATAACGTGAACGATTGCTTTCGCGTTTATGATAACCCGGAAGATTCCTTCCGTGACCACTCGGCGTTTTTAAAACGTAAAAATTACGCTAAACTTTTTGAACTGGATAAAAATGATTACGAAGGCTGGGCCTATGGATTGAAAAAGGCAGGCTATGCCACAAACCCTAAATATCCGCAGCTGCTGATCAATATCATTGTAAAATATAACCTTGATCAGTATGACCGCCCCGAAGGCGAGATTGCCAAAATTAAACGGGAAGACCGTGTGTTATCACAGATCAATGATAGCATTGGCAAACCCGTTCAGGACACCCTTTCCAAAACCCCGCCCGACGATAAGATCTACACCGTAAAACAGGGCGATACACTATACAACATATCCAAACGTTTTGGAATAACTGTCGACGACCTTAAAGCGTTGAACAGCATGAGCGACAACGGCATAAAAATTGGCCAGAAGCTTGTAGTTGTTAAGTAGAATCAGAGGTAAGACAGCAAGAGCCAAGAATCAAGATAGAAAGAGATCAACTATCTTCGAATTGGTCTTGTATCTTGACTCCTGATATCTTGGCTCTGTCCTCGAAAGGTTAATTGTTGTTAAATTGTATGATCACCCGCCGCGCAACACGTATTTTTGGCTCCTCAATGAAATTGTGGATCCTTCTGATATGTTTTGCCCTGCCCGCAGCAAAGGTTTTTGCCCAGCAAAAAACTGTTGATGGGGTTGTGTTTGATAAAGACAGCAAAGACCGCATAGCCAAAGTAAACGTTCAGAATATCACCACCGGCAAATCCATTTACAATACCTTTAAAGGCGAATTTAAAATAGAGGCCCAGCCCGGCGATGTGCTCGTTTTTACAAAATCAGACCATCATCCCGATACTTTAAAGGTTCAAAATGCGGAATCGCTGGCCATATATATGAAACGCATGGCTATCCAGCTTAAGGAAGTTATTGTGCGTGATACCCTGCTTAACCCGCAAAAACGGCTGGCAGCAACTAAAAACGATTATACCAGGATCTTCGGGCCGCTTAATAACAAGGACCTGCTGAGCTTTGGGCCGGGAGGAGCAGGTTTAAGCATTGATGCGCTTTACAATTCCTTGAGCCGCAGCGGCCGCAATGCCGCCCGCCTGCGCGAAACTATTGAAAAAGATTACCAGCAAAACGTTATTGATTATCGTTTTAACCGTACCTATATTGGTGCAATAACCAACTTAAAGGATCAGCAGCTTACCGATTTTATGTTACGGTACCGTCCGGGCTACTATTTGGTGAAAACGGCAAGCGACTATGAATTTATTGCCTCCATTAAAACCAACCTCAACCGTTTTTTGAAATATAAAAAACGGCCGTATTCCCTTACTCCGCTTGTTACGCCCGATGACAGCAAGAAAGATCTTGGCCGCGAATAAGGCAGATAAACCTTAATACAAGATTCATTTTAATATCCAAAAATTCCAATATTTTTGTCCGAAAGCCGTTAACGAGACTAAACCCAAGAGCAACATTTTTGTTTATTGTAGGTAAAAAAGGAGATTTTTGCTTTAATTTGTTTACTATGTTAAAAACAAAACCGGGATTACTAATACTCGCATTATCAGTCACGTGTGTTTTATCAGTCAAAGCACAAACCGATACCCTGAAAAAAGATAGTGTTAAAATAGACACTGCGGTACTTAATAAATACCGGATAAATTCCCGCAAAAACGCCATCCCCACCCGTGTTCGCCCCATACAGATCCAGCGCGAAATGGTGCCCGTAACCATGCTTGATTATAAAGTAAATTACTGGAAAAAGATAATCACCTTTGGCCTGAACTTTAGCCAGTCGGCATTTAGCAGTAATTATGCAGCGGGTGGCGTAAGTGCGGTAGCATTAGGCTCAAACTTTATTTACCATACCGAATACAACAAGGCCCCGTTCAGTTATGTATCCGAGCTTAACCTTACCTACGGCGTATCAAAAAACAAAGGGCAGGGCAAACGCAAAACGCAGGACCGGATTTACTTTGATAATAAATTAGCCTCGCAGATTTCAACACACTGGTATTTTTTCGGTGCTTTAACCTTTGAGTCGCAATTTGATAAGGGCTTTAATTATATTGATAACGGAAACGGAACATTTACGCAGCAATATATCTCCAATTTCATGTCGCCGGGCTATTTAACCGAATCCGTCGGTTTTGAGTACAAGCCAACCAGTTATTTTGATTTACGTTTAGGTACCGGTACAGCCCGACAAACCTTTGTTTTGGATACTATAATCCATCAAAAACAACAGGATAATTATGGTGTACCAGTTGGCCATACTGTAAAAAACGATCTGGCGTTCCAGGTTGTTGCCCTGTTTGATAAGGATATCGCAAAAAACATCCACCTAAATACACGTTACGCGTTATTCATTCCATACGCCCAATCGCCAAAATTTATCACTCACCGTGTGGACTTAGTGCTTACTGCCAAGGTTAACAGGCTTATCAGTGCAACAGTTAACGGAACGCTGTTGTATGATAAACATACATCCGACAGTGCGCAGGGTTATGAGGGGATCGGGTTGGGAATGTTATACCGGTTCCCGTAATAGATTTAAAAAATATTATAACATTGGCAGGCTTCATAAATATGAGGCCTGTTTTTTTTATATAAACTTAGAATGGAATACAAGTTAATCTGCCAGAGAAATTGCTTTAAAAAGGAGGCTCCGTGGGAGCCAATACATGTGCTCCATTTTTCTACAAACTGCACAAAAATATCCCGGGCTCGGTAGGCGCCTCCTGCATTATTTTGTTTTTAAAAGCAATTTCCCAGGTTAATCTGCTAAGTAATTATTTAATATAGTTCAAAATCATACCTTTGTATCCTTATAAAAAAGATTAAAGTTTTTTATCATAATGTTTGAAAATCTTTCGGATAAACTCGACAGGGCGTTCAAGGTCCTGAAGGGTCAGGGAACTATTACTGAAATAAACGTGGCCGAAACCATGAAGGAGATCCGCAAGGCCCTTCTTGATGCCGACGTTAACTATAAAACAGCCAAAGCATTTACTGATGATGTTAGGCAAAAAGCGCTTGGTAATAATGTATTAACATCTATTTCGCCGGGCCAGTTGCTTACCAAGCTCATGAACGATGAGCTTACCGAACTGATGGGCGGTACCACAGCCGATCTGAGTTTTCCGGCTACACCAACCATCATCCTGATTGCCGGTTTGAACGGTGCGGGTAAAACAACCTTTACCGGTAAGCTTGCCAATTACTTAAAAACACAACGCAACAAAAAACCATTACTGGTTGCTGATGATATTTACCGCCCTGCGGCTATCGATCAGCTGGAGGTTTTGGGCCAGCAGATAGGTATTCCTGTTTATGCCAACCGCGACTCGAAAGACCCGGTAGCTATTGCCCGCGAAGGGATAGCACAGGCTAAGCAAAACGGGAATAACGTGGTGATCATTGACACCGCCGGCCGTTTAGCTATTGACGAAGCGATGATGGTGGAGATTGAGCAGGTAAAAGATGCCGTAAAGCCACATGAGATATTGTTTGTGGTTGACTCCATGACCGGCCAGGATGCTGTAAATACTGCTAAAGTGTTCAACGACCGCCTTGACTTTACCGGCGTGGTATTAACCAAGCTGGATGGCGATACCCGTGGTGGTGCGGCATTATCAATCAAATCGGTTGTTAATAAGCCTATCAAATTTATTGGTACCGGCGAGAAGATGGAAGCGCTTGACGTTTTCCACCCTGATCGTATGGCATCAAGGATCCTGGGCATGGGCGATGTGGTATCATTGGTTGAACGCGCCCAGCAGCAGTTTGACGAGAAAGAAGCGGCCGAACTACAAAAGAAGATCCGCAAAAATAAGTTCGACTTTAACGACTTTTACGGCCAGATCCAGCAGATCAAAAAAATGGGTAACATGAAAGATCTGATGGGCATGATTCCCGGCGTAGGCAAAATGATGAAGGATGTTGAGGTTGATGATAATGCGTTTAAAGCGATAGAAGCCATTATCCAATCTATGACCCCGTTTGAAAAAGCCAATCCTGAAACCATCAATCAAAGCCGCCGTAACCGTATCGCCAAAGGTTCGGGCACCGATTTACAGGAAGTTAACCGCCTCATGAAGCAGTTTGATGATATGAAAAAGGTGATGAAGCAAATGAGCAACCCCGCAGCCATGGCCAACATGATGCGCCGGATGCCGAAGATGTAATGGCTTAATAAACCAGATAAAAAGACGTCTCTTGCCAAAAGCAAGGGGCGTTTTTTTTGCTCCTTTGCTGACGGACAAAATGAACATATGTGTATATTATTATACACAATTTCACACTTTTTGAGGTGATAGGTCATTAAAATGTCATTTACTGTGCAATGGCACTTGCTTTGATTTAAGTAGGGAGAACAGATGAGGGTCTGCGCTTAGCATCCCTCTCCTATTAATGAACTAAAAAACTAATCATGAAAAATTTAATTAAACCCGTTTTGTTGACCGCTGCATTATTTGCTTTTAAAGTTGGTTCGGCCCAGGTTAATCTTGGAGCAACTACCGCAACGAAAATAGCTACGCGGGTAGCTACACCAACTGTGAATGCTGCATCTATAGCGCAAAAAGCGGTTAACACAACCTCAACCGTAACCAACCAGGCTGCAACACAGGCTCAAAATGTAGCAGCGCGGACAGCCGCACAAACCCAGGCTACCACCAACCAGGCCGTAGCAGGCGTTGCCGCAAATGAAGCTGCTAATGTTAACAGCAACGTTGCCTCAACCGTAAATGCTACCGCAGGTACAACAGCTGCACAGGTCGGTGTTAGCAGCAATACCTCAGCTGCCGGTACTGTGAATGCAGCAGGAGTAACAGCAACAGGCGAAAAAGCATTAATCACAACCGAAGGGGCTGCTGCCAGCACTACCGAAAAAGTAAGCAGCAATGCTGCCGCTTTAAGGGCAGGCGCAACCACAACAGCAGGTAAAACTGCCGTTGCCGCCGGTAATGGCGTAAATACTGTTAGCAAAAATGTAAGTGTGACCTCTTCCGGTAACCTGAACAGCACAGGTAATGCGGCAGTGGGTCCTAAAAAGCTAAATGCCGGCTTCTCAAATAGCAGCGCCTCAAGTACTGCTGTAAAGGCGGGAAAGAAAAGCGTTACTGTTAAAACTTCGGGCAAGGGTTCAGCCAAACTGAGTGCTGCCAAACAGTAATAGCATTTAACATACATTAAATCAAAAAGGCCGGTACCGGCCTTTTTGATTATCCGCACTTTTTTAATCAGCACATTAGCCATGAAAAAACTTAAACTTATCCTGCTGCTGGCTCTGGCCGGCCCTGCGGTTTATGCCCAGCAAAAACCTGACACCGCGGCAAAAACAAAAGAATTGTTTGTAAATGCGGGTTTGCAATATCTTTCAAACCTAACCTACGCCGGCCGGCGCGATGAAAGCAGTGTCCCGGTGCTACTGCCCTCTGTTACATTGGTTAGCAAGCAGGGCTTTTTTGTAAGTGCTATCGGCTATTTTGATCTTAATGGCTCCAAATCAGGCACCGAGGGCCTTAGCGTTACGCCAGGCTATGTTTTCGCGTT
It contains:
- the ruvX gene encoding Holliday junction resolvase RuvX, whose product is MRIMAFDYGTKRIGIAVTDPLQIIATGLDNIHPNNIIEFLKKYLQTEQVERFIVGEPKQMDNTPSQSAIHVKGFVNLLKKTFPEVPIEMVDERFTSKMASATIAQSGMNKKHRQNKELVDTISAVILLQSWMERKI
- a CDS encoding GxxExxY protein, encoding MELAKADLKFAQELEMIIYYDGVDIGKRRVDFFVEGSIMVEIKAIILLDDVHLAQAMNYLEAYKMEIGLLINFGSKSLQFKRVHNNNLLI
- a CDS encoding O-methyltransferase, whose protein sequence is MDILPNALLAYLDDHCDPEPEVLQKLNRETHIKVLKPNMLSGHYQGRLLSFLSKMVQPKRILEIGTYTGYSAICLAEGLAEGGILHTIEVNREMEEIITSHLKLTNVENKIKLHFGPAEDIIADLQEDVFDLVFIDADKKNNYTYFELVFDKVRSGGLIIIDNVLWKGKVYGAEKDADTEGIRKLNDQIAVDSRIEKLILPVRDGLLVIRKK
- a CDS encoding glucosaminidase domain-containing protein — protein: MKKILLITTLLISTLAASAQKNTSQSYIEKFKDDAIKIMHETGIPASIVLGVAMHESGCGNSTIAQNLNNQFGVKGGGSVVFIKHNKKVRSSYKRYDSVFDSFQDFARIMTERKQFSHLADALTHYDYKGWAKGIQHAGYASSRKWASQVLGIINKYNLNDLDENPATQTQLADAQQQ
- a CDS encoding glucosaminidase domain-containing protein — encoded protein: MRKIIYLFIAVVCFSSCSARKKTTTVSNRDAKRNNSNIQKANKDAIANYRSYNSLEYIDRFKAIAIQEMNQYGIPASITLAQGLFESGAGNSDLAKYANNHFGIKCTSDWTGKSYYKDDDNVNDCFRVYDNPEDSFRDHSAFLKRKNYAKLFELDKNDYEGWAYGLKKAGYATNPKYPQLLINIIVKYNLDQYDRPEGEIAKIKREDRVLSQINDSIGKPVQDTLSKTPPDDKIYTVKQGDTLYNISKRFGITVDDLKALNSMSDNGIKIGQKLVVVK
- a CDS encoding DUF3078 domain-containing protein; amino-acid sequence: MLKTKPGLLILALSVTCVLSVKAQTDTLKKDSVKIDTAVLNKYRINSRKNAIPTRVRPIQIQREMVPVTMLDYKVNYWKKIITFGLNFSQSAFSSNYAAGGVSAVALGSNFIYHTEYNKAPFSYVSELNLTYGVSKNKGQGKRKTQDRIYFDNKLASQISTHWYFFGALTFESQFDKGFNYIDNGNGTFTQQYISNFMSPGYLTESVGFEYKPTSYFDLRLGTGTARQTFVLDTIIHQKQQDNYGVPVGHTVKNDLAFQVVALFDKDIAKNIHLNTRYALFIPYAQSPKFITHRVDLVLTAKVNRLISATVNGTLLYDKHTSDSAQGYEGIGLGMLYRFP
- the ffh gene encoding signal recognition particle protein — translated: MFENLSDKLDRAFKVLKGQGTITEINVAETMKEIRKALLDADVNYKTAKAFTDDVRQKALGNNVLTSISPGQLLTKLMNDELTELMGGTTADLSFPATPTIILIAGLNGAGKTTFTGKLANYLKTQRNKKPLLVADDIYRPAAIDQLEVLGQQIGIPVYANRDSKDPVAIAREGIAQAKQNGNNVVIIDTAGRLAIDEAMMVEIEQVKDAVKPHEILFVVDSMTGQDAVNTAKVFNDRLDFTGVVLTKLDGDTRGGAALSIKSVVNKPIKFIGTGEKMEALDVFHPDRMASRILGMGDVVSLVERAQQQFDEKEAAELQKKIRKNKFDFNDFYGQIQQIKKMGNMKDLMGMIPGVGKMMKDVEVDDNAFKAIEAIIQSMTPFEKANPETINQSRRNRIAKGSGTDLQEVNRLMKQFDDMKKVMKQMSNPAAMANMMRRMPKM